DNA from Dokdonella koreensis DS-123:
GAGCATTTCATCGGCTGGAACGAAGCCGGCGCGAGCCTGCGGCGCCTGTTGGCCGAGCCGGGCGGCGCTGCGCCGCTGCTGGTGGCCGACAACTTCATGCTGGCCGCCGAGCTGGACTTCCAACTGGCCGGCGCGCGACCGGTCTACGTGCTGGACCACCCGCTCAACGCCAAGCACGGCCGGGCGCGCCAGCTGGCGATCTGGCAACGCGACGAAGCGGCCCTGCACGCACTGGGCCCACGCACGGTACTGCTCGCGGTCGAGGAAACCGCCGGGCGCGAACGCGAGCAGGTGCACTGGCTGGCCGGCCTGTGCCGGCGTGTCGACGGACTGGTGCCGGTTGCGCGCGTGGACCTGCACCAAGGACGCAAGCGGATCGCGTTCTATCGCGGCCGCCTGGCCGAAGCGGCCGTCACCGGCGCGTGCCCGTACCCGACGCCGGCCTGATCGTTCGTCACCGGCCGTGCAGCGGTCGGTCCTCCAACCGTCATCGCCGATCGGGTAGGCTTGGCGCCTAACGTACTCCAGGGGACCCCGGCACGGATGCACGATCCACCGATCGCCTCGCCCGGCGAGCTGCCGGCTTTGCCACCGCTTCCAGCAGAACCCTTGATCGCCGCGGCACCGGGCGCGCCGCCGCCGGTACCGCACCCGTTCCGCTTCGACGGGCAGGCCGGCGAGTACTTCCGGATCTGGATCGTCAACCTGGCGCTGAGCATCGTCACGCTCGGCCTCTACTCGGCCTGGGCCAAGGTCCGCACGCAGCGCTACTTCTACGGCAATACCCGCCTGGACGACGTACCGTTCGAGTACTTGGCGCGCCCGCTGCCGATCCTGGTCGGGCGGCTCATCGCGGTGGCGCTGTTCGGCGCCTACGTGATCGCCGGCCAGTTCAGCCTGGCCCTGCAGCTCGGCCTGGCGCTGCTGGTCGCCCTGCTGACGCCGTGGCTGCTGGTGCGCGGCGCCGCGTTCCGCGCACGCTACTCGTCGTGGCGCGGCCTGCGCTTCCGCTTCGTCTCCGACTATGCCGAAGCCTACATCCGCTACCTGCTGCTCTACATCCCGCTGCTGCTGACGCTGGGCCTGCTCTATCCGTACGTGAAGGCCAAGCAGAAGGCGTTCCTGGTCGAGCACCACCGCTTCGGCGGCCACTGGTTCGCCTTCGACGCGCGGCCGGGCCATTTCTATCCGCCGTACCTGATCGCCTGGGCCGTCATGACCGCCTGGATCTTCGCCGCCAGCCTGCTGCTCGGGGCGGTCGCCGTCGCCCTGCATGCCAGCGGCACCTCGGCGAAGGAGCCGGCGATGGGCCTGATCTTCGGCTGGATGGCGGTGTTCTACGGCGGCTACTTCGTGATCTGGGTGTTCCTGGCCGCCGCGCTCGGCAACCTGGTCTACAACCACACCACGATCGGCCCGCACCGGTTCCAGTCACGGCTGCAGGGCCGGCGCCTGTTGTGGCTGTATGCCGGCAATACCGCGGCGGTGCTGGCCAGCGCGGGCCTGCTGATCCCGTGGGCCAAGGTGCGCCTGGCCCGCTACCGCGCCGAGTGCCTGAACCTGCTGGTGGCCGGCAGCCTGGCCGCCTTCGTCGCCGAGCGCGGCGAGGACGTCGGCGCGACCGCGGCCGAAGTGGACAGCCTGTTCGACATCGACATCGGCCTATGACCCGCCCCGACCTCGCCCTGCGCGGCGACTACTTCGACGGCCGTACCGGCCTGCGCCACGCGGTCGAACTGACCCAGCCGGCACCCGGCAGCCTGGCGGTCCAGGGCGATGGCATCGACCGCCGCGAGGCGCTGGCCGAGCTGTGCATCACGCCGCGGCTGGCACGTACCTCACGCACGATCGCCTTCCCCGACGGCGCGCGCCTGCAGCTGGCCGACCACCCGCGGCTGGATCGCCTGTTCCCGCAGCGCAACCGCCTGGAAACCCTGGTCGACCGGCTGGAGCGCCACTACCAGGCGGTCGCGGCCGCGATCGTCATCTGCCTGGCATCGCTGGTCGCCGGCTACCTGTGGGGCATCCCCTGGCTGGCCGACCGCATCGCCACCCACCTGCCGGCGCGGATCGAGACCGCGCTCGGCGAGCAGGTGCTGGCCCTGCTCGATCGCGCGGACCTGGAGGCCAGCACGCTGGCGGCCGAACGCCAGGCGCAACTGGCCGAGCGCTTCGCCGGCCTCGCGGCCGGCCTGCCGGACAGCGCGAACTACCGGCTGCTGTTCCGCAGCGCGCCGTCGATCGGACCCAATGCGCTGGCGCTGCCGGGCGGCACGGTGATCGTCACCGACGAGCTGGTCGAACTGTTCGGCGACGATCGCCAGCTCGATGCGGTGATCGCGCACGAGCTGGGCCACCAGGAACAACGCCACGCGCTGCGCCAGGCGCTGCGCAGCTCGTTCGTGGCGATCGCCGCGGCGTTCTTCGCCGGCGACGTGTCGAGCGCCAGCGCCGTGGTCGTCGCGGTGCCGACCGTGTTGCTGCAGAGCCGCTACTCGCGCCAGTTCGAGGACGAGGCCGACCGCTTCGCCCACGCGCACCTGGCGGCGCTGGGCGTCTCGCCGAGCTGGTTCGCGGCCGCGCTGCAAACGCTCGGCGAGGAAGTCCCCGACGATGCCGGCCTGGCCTGGATGTCCAGCCACCCCTCGACGCAGGCGCGCATCGCCGCGGCCGACGAAGCCGGCGTCGCGTTCGTGGCCGCGCATCCGGAACGCGCCGGAGAGGAACCCGCTGTCGTATTGCTCGACGACGCGGACGTCGCCACGGACGAGGCGTGCCTGACGTGCGCCGCCTGCCGCGAGGACGCCGGCTGCGCCGGCGACGCGGACTGCACGGACTGTGACGACTGCGTGCCCTGCGACGACGCGGACTGTGCCGAGTGTGCCGCCTGCCGCGAGGACGCCGGCTGTGCCGACGGCGAGGACTGCACGGACTGCGGCGACTGCACGCCCTGCGAAGACGTGGACTGTGCCGGCTGCGCCGCCTGCCGCGAAGAAGCCGGCTGTGCCGATGGCGAGGACTGTGTCGATTGCGACGACTGCGCGCCCTGCGACGACGCGGAAAACACCTGCAAGGACGCCACGCTCCCGGCGGGTACCTGACGGCTGGACACGACCGATGCCGGCGCCGCCGGCATCCGCGAGCGCTGAACCCGCCGGCCGCCGGCCCTGCCCGCGCCGCGTACCCACCGGAACCTCATCGACGCCGCCGATCCGGGACCGGCGGCGTCAGCAGGCGCGATGCGAAAGGGCGATCAGAGCGCCTGCTCGAGTTCCGGGATGATCTTGAACAGGTCGCCCACCAGGCCGAAGTCGGCGATCTCGAAGATCGGCGCGTCGGCGTCCTTGTTGATCGCCACGATCGTGCCGGCGTCCTTGATGCCGGTCAGGTGCTGGATCGCACCGGAAATGCCGATCGCGACGTACAGTTCCGGCGCGATGATCTTGCCGGTCTGGCCGACCTGCAGGTCGTTGGGGGCATAGCCAGCGTCGACCGCCGCGCGCGAAGCCCCCACCGCCGCACCGAGCTTGTCGGCCAGCGCGTAGATGATCTCGAACTGCTCGGCCGAGCCGAGCGCGCGGCCGCCGGAGACGACCTTGGCCGCACCCTGCAGGTCCGGACGATCGGTCTTGCCCTGCGCCAGGCCGACGAACCGCGTATGCGCCGGCACGGCCACGTCGAGGCTGAGCGTCTCGACCGGTGCCGCGGCGCTGCCGCGGGCGGCGGCCGGATACGACGCCGTGCGCACCGTGCCGACCACCAGCGCATCGGCCGGCGCTTCCACGGTGACGATCGCATTGCCGGCGTAGATCGGGCGCTTGAAGGTCTGGACGCCTTCCACCGCCATGATGTCCGACACCTGGGCGACCCCGAGCAGCGCGGCCACGCGCGGTGCCAGGTCCTTGCCGAACGTCGTCGACGGCAGCAGCAGGTGGCTGTAGCCCTTGCCCGCCACTGCGGCGACCTGCGGCGCCAGCACGGCCGCCAGCGCGTGCGCGTTCTCGGCGCGGGCGACGGTCAGCACCTTGGCTACGCCCTCGATCGCGGCCGCCTCGGCGGCGACGCCGGCCGGATCGGCGGCCAGCACGAGGACGTCGATCGATCCACCGATGGCCTTGGCGCAGGACACGCTGCGCGCAGTGCTGGTATTGAGTTTGCCGTCGAGATGCTCGGCGACGATCAGAATCGTGCTCATCAGATCAGCCCCTTCGTCTTCAGTGCGGCGACCAGCTCGGCCACGTCCTTGACCATCACGCCCTTGCTGCGCTTGGGCGGGGCCGCGTAGTGCGTCGTCTTGAGGTGGTCGCCCGAGGCGACGCCGAGGCTGGCCAGCTCGATCGTCTCGATCGGCTTGGCCTTGGCCTTCATGATGTCCGGCAGCTTGATGAAGCGCGGCTCGTTGAGGCGCAGGTCCGAGGTGATGACGGCCGGCAGGTCCACTTCGATCGTCTCCAGGCCGGCATCGACCTCGCGCGTCACGCGCGCCACCGTGCCGTCCACCTCCACCTTCGAGGCGAACGTCGCCTGCGGGCGGTCCCACAGCGCCGCCAGCATCTGGCCGGTCTGGTTGGCGTCGTCGTCGATCGCCTGCTTGCCGAGCAGCACGATCTGCGGCTGCTCCTTCTCGATCAGCTTCAACAGCGCGCGCGCGGCGGTCAGCGGCTGGATCGCCTCGCTGGTGACGACGTGGATCGCGCGGTTGGCGCCCATCGCCAGGCCGTTGCGGATATGCGCCTGGGCGTCGGCCGGGCCGATCGTCGCGACGATCACCTCGCTCGCGATGCCCTTCTCGCGCAGGCGCAGCGCTTCTTCCAGGGCGATGTCGTCGAACGGGTTGGCGGAGAGCTTGACGCCCTCGGTGACGACACCGCTGCCGTCCGGCTTGACTTGGATGCGCACGTTGAAATCGACGACGCGCTTGTAGCCGACCAGGATCTTCATCGTGGGGGAATTCCTTCGGACAAATCAGTGGACGCTGGCAGGCGGCTGGCTGGCCTTCGTGGCTACGCGCCCGCCGAAGCGGACCCGCATTGTAGCGTGATTGACCGATCCGTCACGATCCGGACCTCCCCCGGCGACCCGGCGGCCGGTCGCCGCAGCCGCCGCTGCGCCATCCGCGGCCTCTTTTGCGCCCTGCCAGGCGATGCCATGCCGCCCTCATGTGATGCCGCCGTGCCGGACACCGGCGTGGCTGGCCAGGCCACCGTGCCGGCACCGCGCCGGCCCGGCACCGTCGCGCCACCCCGTTTTCGCGAGTGTTCTGCGACGCGTTCACGACCTGCCCCCGCGCAGGCTTTCTCTCGCGCGCACACACCCTCGTCGCCATCCGACTTTTCCACAGCCGCCGTGGACAGGCCTGTGGATAGCTATGGGATGATGTCCTGCAGCGCGCGCCAGTACTGGCTGTCAACCCACATCGGTCAATCCTTGACCACCACGGTCGTCGATGCGCGCAGGCGAACGGCTCATCGGCACGGTGTGCGGCACGCGCGACGGCGCGATGCGCGCGCGAAAGCGGCATCGCGCCGCATCGATTCCGATACCCCGCAACCGGCGGCCGCGCGGCGTCGCCGTGGCGTGCCGTCCACCACGGCATCGCCCCGGCTAACGGGCCAGGTGGCGCATCAGGCACGCGGCGAAGCGTGCCGCCGCCGCGGGCGCATGGTCGAGGAACAGCGACGGCTCGATCAGCTCCAGCTCCAGCAGGCACGGCGTGCCGTCATCGGCCCGGATCAGGTCCACGCGCGCATAGACCGGGGCACTGTCGAACGGCAGCGCCGCCAGCACTTGGCGCGCCAGGGCCTGTTCGTCCGCGTCGGCCGCGCGCGCGCGGATGTCCTCCGCCGCGAACAGCGCCTGCGTGGCCGGGGCCGCGCGGTGCAGCAGCGGCCCCTTGCGGATGGCGTGGCTGAAGATGCCGTCGAAGTGGACCAGCGCGGTCTCGCCGCGCGCATCGACGCCGTCGAGGTAGGGTTGCAGCAGCGCGCTGCGGCCGGCCGCCAGCAGGCGGCCGATGTGCGCGAGCGCCGCCGCGCGCGCGGTACGCGGATGCCGCTCGGCGTCGCGCGAGCCGGCGCCCACGGCGGGCTTGACGACCACGTCCGCGCTCGCCGGATGGGCGGCCAGCAGCGCATCCAGGTGAGCGGCGGCATCGTCGCCCGGTTCGACGAAACGCGAGGGCACGATGGCGACCCCGGCGGCGGCCAGCGTCGCCAGGTAGTGCTTGTCGATGTTCCACCGCAGGACCGGCACCGGATTGAGCAGCCGCGTGCAGGCGCCGACCGCGCCCAGCCAGTCCATGAAGGCCGGCAGCCGCTCGCTGTAGTCCCAGGTCGAGCGCGGCAGCACCAGGTCGAAAGCGGCCCAGTCCACGGACGGATCGTCCCAGTCCACGGCGCTGGGCCTGGCGCCGGCGGCCTGCAGTGCAGCCAGCAGCGGCGCCATGTCCTCGTCCAGGCCGCGCGCCGCGCGCGCGGTGGCCAGCGCGATGCGCGGGCTCATTCGACCGGGGTCGGCGGCGGCGCGATCACGCTGCGGCCACTGCGCGCGCGCTTGGCCACGTACATGGCCTGGTCGGCGGCGCGGATCAGGCCATCGGCGTCACGCCCGTGTTGCGGACACACGGCAATGCCGATGCTGACCCGCACTTCCAGCGTCAGCGAACGCTGGTGATCGGCCGATACGACCGCGAGCGGTGTCTTCAGGCAGCTGGCGACGCGCTCGGCCTGCGCGGTGGCGGCGGCGGCGTCGGCGATGTCCTCTATGACGATCGCGAACTCGTCGCCGCCCAGCCGTGCCACGGTCGAGCCGTCGCCGAAGAAGCCGCGCAGGCGCTCGGCGATCCGCAGCAGCACCTCATCGCCGACCACGTGGCCGTGCTGGTCGTTGATCGGCTTGAAGCCGTCCACGTCGAAATACAGCAGCGCGCAGGACGCCGACTCGGCCGTGCTGCGGGCGACCGCCCGCTCCAGCACGTCCATGAAATGGCGGCGGTTGGGCAGGCCGGTCAGATGGTCGTGACTGGCCAGGTGGCGGACCTCGGCCTCGGTCTGGCGGCGCTCGGCGATCTCGCGCTCGAGCTGCGCGTTGCGCTCGGCCAGCTGGCTGAGCGCACGCCGCAGCATCGTGCCGCGCCGGTAGAGGTCCAGGAACACCTGCACCTTCGATCGCAGGATGCGTTCGTCCAGCGGCTTGGTGATGTAGTCGACCGCGCCGGAGTGATAGCCCTGCAGGCGGTGCACCTCGTCGGAGTAGGTCGCCGAGACGAAGATGATCGGTGTCTCGCGCGTGCTCGGCTCCTGCGCCAGCAGGTTGGCCACCTCGAAGCCGCTCATGTCCGGCATGCTGACGTCCAGCAGGATCAGCGCGAACTCGTTGTCGAGCGTCGCCGCGAGCGCCTCGTTGCCGCTGCGCGCCTCGATCACGTCGACATCGAACCTCGACAGCAGCTTGCGCACCGCCATCAGGTTGGCCGGGGAGTCGTCGACCGAGAGGATCTTGGGCTTTCCGTTCATGCCAGACACATCCTGTTGAGCAGCGGCGCGATCGCCTCCAACGGCAGGCAATGGTCCGCGCCTGCCAACGCCAGCGCGGCCTCCGGCATCGCCGCGGCTTCGGCCGTTGCCGGATCCTGGACCACCGCGATGCCGCCGCGGCGCCGGACGCGGAGCAGGCCCGCCGCCCCATCGTGGTTGGCGCCGGTCAGCACCACCGCGATCAGGCCGCTGCCCCAGGTCTCCGCCGCCGACTCGAACAGCACGTCGATCGACGGCCGCGAAAACCCCACCTTGGCGTCGATCGACAGCGCAAACCGCCCGCTGCGCTCGATCAGCAGATGATAGCCGGACGGTGCCACGTGGACGACGCCCGCACGCGGCCGCGCCCGTTCGCGTGCCTCCTCTACCGGCAGGCAGCTGTAGTGGGCAAGCAGCTCGCAGAACACCCCCATGTCGCTCGATCCGGTATGGCTGACGATCACCATCGGCACCGGCAGCGCACGATCCAGGCCGCGCAACAGTACGTGCAGCGCCCGCAACCCGCCGGCCGAGGCGCCGACCACGATGGCCTGCACCTGCCGCCCGGTCATAGATCCCTTACCGCCCGCCGGTAGATCCGTGCACGCCGGTTGACCGCGGCGAAGTCGCTCGCGCTGGCAGCCAGCTCCAGGTTCTCGCGGCTGCCCAGGCAGAGGAACCCGCCCCGGACCAGGCTGTCACGGAACAGCCGCAGTACCCGGTCCTGCAACTGGTCGTTGAAGTAGATCAATACATTGCGGCACAGGATGAGATGCGCCTCGCAGAACACGCCGTCGCAGACCAGGTTGTGGTTGGCGAAGGTCATCCGCGCCTTGAGCCGCTCGTCGAACTTCATGAAGTCGTAGCGGGCGTGGTAGTAGTCGGCCAGCGAGCGGCGGCCGCCGGCCGCGAGGTAGTTCTCCGAGTAGGCCCGTGCGTCGCGCACCGGGAAGATGCCTTCCTGCGCGCGCGCCAGCGCCACGTCGCTGAAATCGGTGGCGTAGATCTGCACGCGCTCGTAGAGACCGGCCTCCTCCAGCAGGATCGCCAGCGAGTAGACCTCCTGGCCGAACGCGCAGCCGGCCTGCCAGATGTTGACGACCGGATAGGACGCCAGCAGCGGCAATACCTCGTCACGCAGCGCCCGGAACACCGGCGGGTCGCGGAACATCTCCGACACCGGCACCGAAAGGCCGGAGACCACGTCGGTGACCAGGCGGTCGTCGCGCAGCACGCGCGCGGTCAGGTCACCGATGTGGGCGCTGCCGGTGCTGTGGACCAGCCCCAGCACGCGCCGCTTGAGCGACGCGGGGGCGTAGTCGCTGAAATCGTAGCCGTGGCGCATCCGCATCGCCCTGACGAACAGGTCGATCTCGATGTCCTCGATGTCCGCCCGTCCCCGCATCGCCTCACGCCTGCAGCCAGACCCGCATCATCGACAGCAGCTTGTCGATGTCCACCGGCTTGGCGAGGTAGTCGCTGGCGCCGGCGTCCAGGCACTTGTCCCGGTCCCCCTGCATCGCCTTGGCCGTGACCGCGATGATAGGCAACTTGGCGTGCCTGGGCAGCGCCCGGATGCGCCGCATCGTCTCGTAGCCGTCCATGCCGGGCATCATGATGTCCATCAGGACGATGTCGATCGCCGGGTTCTCCTCCACCTGGCGCAAGGCCTTGTGGCCGTCCTGCGCCATGACCACGTTGAGCCCGCGCGCGCGCAGCGTCTTGGACAGCGCGAAGATGTTGCGCATGTCGTCGTCCACGATCAGCACGGTCTGGCCGCTCAGGCCGGCATCG
Protein-coding regions in this window:
- a CDS encoding YjgN family protein; amino-acid sequence: MHDPPIASPGELPALPPLPAEPLIAAAPGAPPPVPHPFRFDGQAGEYFRIWIVNLALSIVTLGLYSAWAKVRTQRYFYGNTRLDDVPFEYLARPLPILVGRLIAVALFGAYVIAGQFSLALQLGLALLVALLTPWLLVRGAAFRARYSSWRGLRFRFVSDYAEAYIRYLLLYIPLLLTLGLLYPYVKAKQKAFLVEHHRFGGHWFAFDARPGHFYPPYLIAWAVMTAWIFAASLLLGAVAVALHASGTSAKEPAMGLIFGWMAVFYGGYFVIWVFLAAALGNLVYNHTTIGPHRFQSRLQGRRLLWLYAGNTAAVLASAGLLIPWAKVRLARYRAECLNLLVAGSLAAFVAERGEDVGATAAEVDSLFDIDIGL
- a CDS encoding M48 family metallopeptidase, with protein sequence MTRPDLALRGDYFDGRTGLRHAVELTQPAPGSLAVQGDGIDRREALAELCITPRLARTSRTIAFPDGARLQLADHPRLDRLFPQRNRLETLVDRLERHYQAVAAAIVICLASLVAGYLWGIPWLADRIATHLPARIETALGEQVLALLDRADLEASTLAAERQAQLAERFAGLAAGLPDSANYRLLFRSAPSIGPNALALPGGTVIVTDELVELFGDDRQLDAVIAHELGHQEQRHALRQALRSSFVAIAAAFFAGDVSSASAVVVAVPTVLLQSRYSRQFEDEADRFAHAHLAALGVSPSWFAAALQTLGEEVPDDAGLAWMSSHPSTQARIAAADEAGVAFVAAHPERAGEEPAVVLLDDADVATDEACLTCAACREDAGCAGDADCTDCDDCVPCDDADCAECAACREDAGCADGEDCTDCGDCTPCEDVDCAGCAACREEAGCADGEDCVDCDDCAPCDDAENTCKDATLPAGT
- a CDS encoding electron transfer flavoprotein subunit alpha/FixB family protein, giving the protein MSTILIVAEHLDGKLNTSTARSVSCAKAIGGSIDVLVLAADPAGVAAEAAAIEGVAKVLTVARAENAHALAAVLAPQVAAVAGKGYSHLLLPSTTFGKDLAPRVAALLGVAQVSDIMAVEGVQTFKRPIYAGNAIVTVEAPADALVVGTVRTASYPAAARGSAAAPVETLSLDVAVPAHTRFVGLAQGKTDRPDLQGAAKVVSGGRALGSAEQFEIIYALADKLGAAVGASRAAVDAGYAPNDLQVGQTGKIIAPELYVAIGISGAIQHLTGIKDAGTIVAINKDADAPIFEIADFGLVGDLFKIIPELEQAL
- a CDS encoding electron transfer flavoprotein subunit beta/FixA family protein, giving the protein MKILVGYKRVVDFNVRIQVKPDGSGVVTEGVKLSANPFDDIALEEALRLREKGIASEVIVATIGPADAQAHIRNGLAMGANRAIHVVTSEAIQPLTAARALLKLIEKEQPQIVLLGKQAIDDDANQTGQMLAALWDRPQATFASKVEVDGTVARVTREVDAGLETIEVDLPAVITSDLRLNEPRFIKLPDIMKAKAKPIETIELASLGVASGDHLKTTHYAAPPKRSKGVMVKDVAELVAALKTKGLI
- a CDS encoding ATP-grasp domain-containing protein — encoded protein: MSPRIALATARAARGLDEDMAPLLAALQAAGARPSAVDWDDPSVDWAAFDLVLPRSTWDYSERLPAFMDWLGAVGACTRLLNPVPVLRWNIDKHYLATLAAAGVAIVPSRFVEPGDDAAAHLDALLAAHPASADVVVKPAVGAGSRDAERHPRTARAAALAHIGRLLAAGRSALLQPYLDGVDARGETALVHFDGIFSHAIRKGPLLHRAAPATQALFAAEDIRARAADADEQALARQVLAALPFDSAPVYARVDLIRADDGTPCLLELELIEPSLFLDHAPAAAARFAACLMRHLAR
- a CDS encoding diguanylate cyclase domain-containing protein, whose product is MNGKPKILSVDDSPANLMAVRKLLSRFDVDVIEARSGNEALAATLDNEFALILLDVSMPDMSGFEVANLLAQEPSTRETPIIFVSATYSDEVHRLQGYHSGAVDYITKPLDERILRSKVQVFLDLYRRGTMLRRALSQLAERNAQLEREIAERRQTEAEVRHLASHDHLTGLPNRRHFMDVLERAVARSTAESASCALLYFDVDGFKPINDQHGHVVGDEVLLRIAERLRGFFGDGSTVARLGGDEFAIVIEDIADAAAATAQAERVASCLKTPLAVVSADHQRSLTLEVRVSIGIAVCPQHGRDADGLIRAADQAMYVAKRARSGRSVIAPPPTPVE
- a CDS encoding chemotaxis protein CheB, encoding MTGRQVQAIVVGASAGGLRALHVLLRGLDRALPVPMVIVSHTGSSDMGVFCELLAHYSCLPVEEARERARPRAGVVHVAPSGYHLLIERSGRFALSIDAKVGFSRPSIDVLFESAAETWGSGLIAVVLTGANHDGAAGLLRVRRRGGIAVVQDPATAEAAAMPEAALALAGADHCLPLEAIAPLLNRMCLA
- a CDS encoding CheR family methyltransferase, with protein sequence MRGRADIEDIEIDLFVRAMRMRHGYDFSDYAPASLKRRVLGLVHSTGSAHIGDLTARVLRDDRLVTDVVSGLSVPVSEMFRDPPVFRALRDEVLPLLASYPVVNIWQAGCAFGQEVYSLAILLEEAGLYERVQIYATDFSDVALARAQEGIFPVRDARAYSENYLAAGGRRSLADYYHARYDFMKFDERLKARMTFANHNLVCDGVFCEAHLILCRNVLIYFNDQLQDRVLRLFRDSLVRGGFLCLGSRENLELAASASDFAAVNRRARIYRRAVRDL